In Aminobacterium sp. MB27-C1, a single genomic region encodes these proteins:
- a CDS encoding MBL fold metallo-hydrolase → MNITVVVDDYCGTSKLLGEHGLSLFIETPRGNLLFDTGRGMALYPNASTLGIRLGNLDGVVLSHGHFDHTWGLPEILRREGNIPVWASPLFDQQRFARRGKEKEIAGSLLRKDDVNFHSVGDSAEIIEGVWAITVPLSERNTDFIPVDSDLVVEEKGEFKADQMEDDLSLVVRGIHGYSIILGCAHAGSVNILERASRLFNTRDFYSVIGGMHFRSQNEEFLIRSATEFKDKFSVQYWRPCHCTGFKAAFTLGKILNDVDWAPSGSNYEV, encoded by the coding sequence ATGAATATAACTGTAGTTGTAGATGATTATTGCGGAACATCAAAGCTTTTAGGAGAACATGGTTTAAGCCTTTTCATTGAAACACCGAGAGGTAATCTGCTTTTTGACACTGGTAGGGGTATGGCCCTCTATCCTAATGCATCCACCCTCGGAATTCGGCTTGGCAACCTTGACGGTGTGGTTCTTAGCCATGGCCATTTTGACCATACATGGGGTTTACCCGAAATTTTAAGACGAGAGGGAAATATTCCCGTATGGGCTTCTCCCCTTTTTGATCAGCAAAGATTTGCACGAAGGGGAAAAGAAAAAGAAATTGCAGGAAGTCTTCTTCGAAAAGATGACGTAAACTTTCATTCAGTAGGTGATAGTGCCGAAATTATAGAAGGGGTATGGGCTATCACTGTTCCTCTCTCAGAAAGAAACACCGATTTTATTCCAGTAGACTCTGATCTTGTTGTTGAAGAAAAGGGAGAATTCAAAGCTGATCAGATGGAAGACGACCTCTCCCTTGTTGTTCGTGGTATTCATGGATATAGTATTATATTAGGGTGTGCACATGCAGGAAGCGTTAATATTCTCGAACGAGCTTCCCGCCTTTTTAATACCCGGGATTTTTATAGTGTTATTGGAGGCATGCATTTCAGAAGTCAGAATGAAGAGTTTCTTATTCGTTCGGCCACGGAATTCAAGGATAAATTCTCCGTGCAATACTGGAGACCATGTCATTGCACAGGATTTAAAGCAGCCTTTACACTTGGGAAAATTCTAAACGATGTGGATTGGGCCCCTTCCGGCTCTAACTACGAGGTATAA